The Candidatus Nezhaarchaeota archaeon genome segment GCCCTAGCTAGCTCTAAGAGGGGGCCTGGGCAAGACTTGTAGCGCGCATCTACGACTAGGTCTGCCTTCAACCTCACACCCTCGCTAGGATATGAAGAGGGCTACGTCTGAGTCCTTCGCCCTGCTCAAGAAGTAGGCTGCGCCGACGACGCTGTCCACGCACTCGGCGAGGTCCTCCGGCTTGACCCCCAGCAGCTCCATGGTAGCAGAGCAGGCATATACCCTCAACCTCCCAGTCCTCCTCCCCTGCTCCAGCACCTCCCTCCAGCCCATCAAGGCCTTGGACTCCACGGCCCTCCTCAAGGCCTCCTCGTAGCCCTTGTAGTCTAAGCTAACCTCCCTAGGCTCGTAGCCCCTCCTTAAGGCCAGTAGCCCCCAGAAGGTGAAGAAGAGCTCAGCCTCCCAGCCCATAGTGGCCGCGGTAGCTGCCAAAGTCACCCCGGGGAAGAGCTTATCCAGCCTCTCGGAGGCCACTATGATGGATATCCTAGGCATTGAGGGCCCAATTGC includes the following:
- a CDS encoding DsrE/DsrF/DrsH-like family protein is translated as MPRISIIVASERLDKLFPGVTLAATAATMGWEAELFFTFWGLLALRRGYEPREVSLDYKGYEEALRRAVESKALMGWREVLEQGRRTGRLRVYACSATMELLGVKPEDLAECVDSVVGAAYFLSRAKDSDVALFIS